A section of the candidate division KSB1 bacterium genome encodes:
- a CDS encoding biopolymer transporter ExbD, with protein MRKTDLSMGQADEGEEINLTPMLDVVFIMLIFFIVTASFIKESGIDVNRPDAPVTETKPEDANILVQIRANDEIWIDRRLIDPRAVRANIQRLHAENPQGSVVIMPHKKSTNKMLVTIMDASRSAGVYNISIADQR; from the coding sequence ATGCGTAAGACTGATCTTTCGATGGGACAGGCCGATGAGGGCGAAGAAATCAACCTCACGCCGATGCTCGACGTCGTATTTATCATGCTGATCTTCTTTATCGTAACGGCATCTTTCATTAAGGAATCAGGAATCGACGTCAATCGCCCTGATGCTCCGGTAACTGAGACCAAGCCGGAAGACGCCAATATTCTTGTGCAGATTCGCGCCAACGACGAGATCTGGATCGATCGTCGTTTGATCGACCCACGTGCGGTGCGTGCCAATATTCAACGGCTGCATGCTGAGAACCCGCAGGGGTCGGTCGTGATCATGCCACATAAGAAATCGACCAATAAGATGCTCGTGACGATAATGGACGCTAGCCGGAGTGCTGGCGTCTACAACATATCCATCGCGGATCAACGTTGA
- a CDS encoding energy transducer TonB produces the protein MKSRYAFSILIGMVVTLSLLFVMQLLIASGKQALTDPRERHKLEFVRVKRNENLNTADFTPEKPPKPPETPPETPPQDFDNIDPNAPTINIRPPQVSADTNIGGPGGMNIAEGDYLPIVRVAPVYPTRALTRELEGFVDMSFTVTAAGTVKDPIVLQSTSSLFERAATRAVLKFKYKPRVVDGIPVEVVGVKTRITFILED, from the coding sequence ATGAAAAGCCGCTATGCATTTTCAATCTTGATAGGCATGGTTGTAACGCTGAGCTTGCTGTTCGTCATGCAATTGCTCATTGCATCGGGTAAGCAGGCACTGACCGACCCGCGCGAACGGCACAAGCTTGAATTCGTGCGCGTCAAACGTAATGAAAACCTGAATACTGCTGATTTCACGCCGGAGAAACCGCCGAAGCCGCCCGAGACCCCGCCGGAAACGCCGCCGCAGGATTTTGATAACATCGACCCCAATGCGCCGACCATTAATATTAGGCCGCCACAAGTATCCGCTGATACCAATATCGGTGGGCCAGGCGGCATGAATATCGCCGAGGGCGATTATCTGCCAATCGTGCGCGTGGCGCCGGTATACCCGACGCGAGCGTTGACACGAGAGTTGGAAGGTTTTGTCGACATGTCCTTTACCGTAACCGCGGCGGGAACTGTAAAAGATCCGATTGTATTGCAGTCAACCAGCAGCCTGTTTGAACGCGCCGCGACGCGCGCTGTACTGAAATTCAAGTATAAACCACGTGTTGTCGACGGCATTCCGGTGGAAGTGGTCGGCGTCAAGACGCGTATCACCTTCATACTTGAAGACTGA
- a CDS encoding biopolymer transporter ExbD: MRKHHGSMGQEDEGEEINLTPMLDVVFIMLIFFIVTATFIKEAGIQVDRPDTVTAEFQEDASILIAISSTDEIWIDRKEREPRAVRGVIERLHSENPKGSIVIQADKDSTHEMLVIVLEAAKAAGVKNVAIASDNN; encoded by the coding sequence ATGCGAAAACACCATGGTTCGATGGGGCAGGAAGATGAAGGTGAGGAGATCAACCTGACACCGATGCTTGATGTCGTGTTCATCATGCTCATTTTCTTTATCGTGACAGCAACCTTTATCAAGGAGGCGGGTATCCAGGTCGATCGCCCGGACACTGTTACAGCTGAGTTTCAGGAAGATGCCTCCATACTGATCGCGATCAGTAGTACTGATGAGATTTGGATTGACCGTAAAGAACGGGAGCCTCGCGCCGTACGCGGCGTCATCGAGCGTCTGCATTCCGAAAACCCGAAAGGGTCCATCGTTATTCAGGCAGACAAAGACTCGACGCATGAGATGCTGGTCATCGTCCTGGAAGCTGCAAAAGCCGCCGGCGTTAAAAACGTTGCGATTGCTTCCGACAACAACTAG